Below is a genomic region from Triticum dicoccoides isolate Atlit2015 ecotype Zavitan chromosome 5A, WEW_v2.0, whole genome shotgun sequence.
tctagctactagctatggacccgtaggtctgaagtaaactactcacacttcatcggaggggcttggatgatgatgtagaagccctccgtgatcgatgccccctccggtggagctccggaacatgccccaagatgggatctcgtggatacagaaagttgcggcggtgaaattaggtttttggctccgtccccgatcgtttgggggtacgtggatatatataggaggaagaagtacgtcggtggagcttcgaggggcccacgaggcagggggcgcgacctagggggcgccccctaccctcgtgaccacctcgtggctttcttgacggagggtccaagtctcctgaatcttatttgatgagaaaatcacgtttccaaaggtttcattctgtttggactccgtttgatattctttttcttcgaaaccctaaaacaggcaaaaaacaacaattctgggctgggcctccggttaataggttagtctcagaaataatataaaagtggaaaataaagcccaacaatgtctaaaacagtagataatatagtatggagcaatcaaaaattatagatacgttgggaacATATCAAGGACGTTTAGGGAGGCTTTACATGTCAGGTTGTAGATGTTCTAATGTGTTATTGGGATACTTGCCCATGTCTACGTAGCTTtgcttatttgttttcttgtaatacttttcttcctttttgttACTTTTTATTTTAGAAAAAATGGTTAGGCAATTTAAAATGTATTTAGTTTACTTTAGGATAAAAAATTTATGGTATTTGGAAAAGTATTCACCTATTTTCTAAGATGTTAGCACATTTTAGAAAATCTATATAAAAGTTAAATGGAAATGATAAGTACCCGTCGTCAGGTACGAGCACATGGCAAATCAAACGTTTTCGATGGAAATTCTAGGGATGCATGTATGGCAAGTTAGTTGACACACACATAATTTTCTGTCAAAAAATAAAACTAAAGCATGAGGTTGTCATGTTTGCCAACTAAATTTGTCATCCTCGCGTCAGTAAACTTGAAATCGAAAATGTTCGATTTGCCATGTGCTTGTACCTAATGTGAAGGTGTTACCAGATTCCAATCTATACTCACATTCAAATGTTATAAAAGTTttcatatttttaattttttttgcaaaaacatttAGGTTATTTCAAAAAGAGTTTtcatatttgaaaaaaatgttcctgCTATAGTAGGGAAGTGTTCTAGATTTAAATAAgcttgatgaaattttgaaaaagtgTTATGTATGTGTCAAAATATTCATGTAATTAAAAagtgtttgcaatttttttaaATCTTCACATAATTGAAAAGATGTTCCCGATCTTCACATAATCTTCACATAATTTTTTTAAATCTTCACATAATTAAATCTCCATATTTGTAGATAAAGAATCATGTTTTATTTAAGTGtcaatttttttaaaatgttcatgctttTCAAAAAAGTGTTCACGAATTTTATAAGTGCTCATttaaaaagtttctattttttaaatGACCTTGTAATTTTAAAAGTATTCGCACACTTAGAATAGATTATTAATACAACAGTTTTGTATTTCATTTTGCCTATNNNNNNNNNNNNNNNNNNNNNNNNNNNNNNNNNNNNNNNNNNNNNNNNNNNNNNNNNNNNNNNNNNNNNNNNNNNNNNNNNNNNNNNNNNNNNNNNNNNNNNNNNNNNNNNNNNNNNNNNNNNNNNNNNNNNNNNNNNNNNNNNNNNNNNNNNNNNNNNNNNNNNNNNNNNNNNNNNNNNNNNNNNNNNNNNNNNNNNNNNNNNNNNNNNNNNNNNNNNNNNNNNNNNNNNNNNNNNNNNNNNNNNNNNNNNNNNNNNNNNNNNNNNNNNNNNNNNNNNNNNNNACTTTTCAGAACAGAAACAAATGCGTGGACAAATAGCCATACTGATTGAGTACTaagtactactcccttcgtccgaaaatacttagcatagaaatggttgtatctagatttattttagttatagatacatccattttatccatttATAGAACaactattttgggacggagggaatagttTTTTATATATAAAAAGGGTTTCTGAGATCCTGATCGAGTAGTAGTTACACAAGAGAAACAATCACCAAATTGTCCCAGTATAAAATAAGCAATAAAATTATCCCAAGTCCAAACACGTTCTAAATGACAGGTCGTGCTCCATTTTTTCATGTGCATAATGGCTACTGGTTTATGTCTGCGTTGGCGCTTGGAGTTGGATCTTCGGTTCGGAGCTCCCGGCATCTTCTTCTCCGGCCACGGGCGGCTGCTCCTCCTGCTGCCTTTGCTCGGTCGACGCCCCCCGCGCCACACGCGAGCGCAGCAGCATGGCGCGCATGGCCGGCGTCGCGTACGACATCGTCGCCTCGTTGGACGCCTCGGCCACTGGCGCCGCCGCCCTATATCCCCCCGCGATCGACCCCACTCCACTTCTGATCATCCTCCTCGGTCCACCATTCCGCGCCCTCATCAACGTCTGCTGCTCCTCCGGCTCCAGCATCTGCCTGGAGGTGGCGCGTTGCTGTTGGTGCGCGCTCATGCCGGCCAGCATGTACGCCCGCCCCGACCGCATGTAGCTCTGCCGGTTCGACACGCGCCCGCGCATCTCCTGCAGCTCGGCCCCCAGTGCCATGATCATGGGGTCGCCGTCCCCTGCCGCCTCCGACTGCTCCAGCGCCCGCTGACGGTTCTCGAGGATCTCTACCGCCTCCTGGTGCTcgccccgctccgccgccgccctcgccgccgcgaTGTCCTCTGCCGCCTCCACCCGGACGCGCTCCCGCTCCACCTCCACCGACCGTTCTGACGCGTCCGGCGCGTGCTCTGGCCTCGCCACCACCGTGTCCTCTGCCGTCACGCTCACCTCCGCGCCGGTCGCCGCGTTTCTGTAGCTGAAGACCACTTTCACCAGAGCAGTGACATCGCCGTCTGTCGATTCGGCTCTTGGCACGGCCAGGAACAGCAAGAAACGCCTCTCCTCGTCGGCGTCCTCGTCGACGCGGCTCTCGTAACGGCCGGATTTGACGGACACGACACGAACGCCGGGGTGCACGCACGACACGGCGATGCGCGCCTCCTGGACCACGACGGAGAGCAGGCCGCCTATGCACTGCGCGAACGCGTCCTGGATCACAGCCTCGTTCTCGATGAACGAGAACGTGCCGCCCGTCGCCTCGGCGATGACGTGCATCGCGGCCGCGTCGTGGTCGTTGCCGAAGCCGAAGGTGTGGATCGGCGCCGACCAGTCGCCGTCTGTGGCCGTGCGCACAAAGGAGGGCGGGACGAGCGCATCGTAGTCGTTTACCTGACCGCCCGACGGGCCCCATCGTCTCATGCGGGTGTAGGTGTCTTGGCCGTCGGAGAGGAGCACAACGCTAGAGACGGCGTTCCTGTGGCGGCGCTCGTTGAGCACCATGGCTGCCATACGGAGCCCCTCGGCGATGTTGGTGCCGCCGCGCGCCGCGAGGGACTCCACGGCGCTCACGGACAGAGCCTTCCCGGCGTTCGTCATGCGCGTGAGCCTGGTCACCCGGCGCGCCTCGGAGGAGAAGGACACGACGCAGAGGCGGTCGTCTGGGCCAAGGTTGTCGATGACAAACCTCATTGCCTGCTTCAGCAGCGCCAGCTTGTACCCACACATGCTGCCGCTGACGTCGAGCACCATCACGAGGTCCAGCGGCGCGCGGGGCGCCTCCCCACCGGGCACCATGGTTTCCGTGATCCTGGGAGCCTTCACGTGCACGAGCACGGCAAAGCTGTCGCTGGACGAGTCCCACGCAATGGCCGGATACTCGCTGTGCATCTTGACGACCACTGCTCCGTTCGGTGCAGCCCCTGCTGGCCCATAGGCCGGACCAAGCCGCTCGTCGTCGCCGAAGATGGGCGGTGGCGGTGACTGAACCTGCTCATTACGCAccggctgcggcggcgatggcggggaCTGACCGTTCACGAAATTCACGGGCAGTGGCTGACTGTACAGGAAATGCACGGGCGGTGGCGGCGATCTTCGTTGCTGGGTGGGCATGCGCGGCCACGATGATGTCGGCCGCACGGGCGGAGGCTGCGGGACACGCATGGcacggggcggcggaggcggaggcgcagGTGGTGGCGGCCGCACGATCGGCAGGTCGCGCCACTGCGCTTTGCAGAGCGGGC
It encodes:
- the LOC119300441 gene encoding E3 ubiquitin-protein ligase WAV3-like, which produces MEDPDQTHPCAICLDGMVAGGRQAIFTADCCHAFHFNCISTSVAYGHLVCPLCKAQWRDLPIVRPPPPAPPPPPPRAMRVPQPPPVRPTSSWPRMPTQQRRSPPPPVHFLYSQPLPPVRNEQVQSPPPPIFGDDERLGPAYGPAGAAPNGAVVVKMHSEYPAIAWDSSSDSFAVLVHVKAPRITETMVPGGEAPRAPLDLVMVLDVSGSMCGYKLALLKQAMRFVIDNLGPDDRLCVVSFSSEARRVTRLTRMTNAGKALSVSAVESLAARGGTNIAEGLRMAAMVLNERRHRNAVSSVVLLSDGQDTYTRMRRWGPSGGQVNDYDALVPPSFVRTATDGDWSAPIHTFGFGNDHDAAAMHVIAEATGGTFSFIENEAVIQDAFAQCIGGLLSVVVQEARIAVSCVHPGVRVVSVKSGRYESRVDEDADEERRFLLFLAVPRAESTDGDVTALVKVVFSYRNAATGAEVSVTAEDTVVARPEHAPDASERSVEVERERVRVEAAEDIAAARAAAERGEHQEAVEILENRQRALEQSEAAGDGDPMIMALGAELQEMRGRVSNRQSYMRSGRAYMLAGMSAHQQQRATSRQMLEPEEQQTLMRARNGGPRRMIRSGVGSIAGGYRAAAPVAEASNEATMSYATPAMRAMLLRSRVARGASTEQRQQEEQPPVAGEEDAGSSEPKIQLQAPTQT